In Saccharomonospora marina XMU15, one genomic interval encodes:
- a CDS encoding DUF5302 domain-containing protein gives MTEPAPSGEDEHDADVKRKFREALRRKQARAKAGASHENFGSRITQAHGPAAHKRDFRRKSG, from the coding sequence ATGACCGAACCGGCACCGTCGGGCGAGGACGAGCACGACGCCGACGTGAAGCGCAAGTTCCGCGAGGCACTGCGGCGCAAGCAGGCCAGGGCCAAGGCGGGTGCCTCCCACGAGAACTTCGGTTCCCGGATCACGCAGGCACACGGCCCTGCCGCGCACAAGCGCGACTTCCGCCGCAAGAGCGGCTGA